A stretch of Apostichopus japonicus isolate 1M-3 chromosome 9, ASM3797524v1, whole genome shotgun sequence DNA encodes these proteins:
- the LOC139973388 gene encoding uncharacterized protein has product MVTGSVIIQILSPMLVSLLLSVLTSVHCIGSCGEHIYFDTDYGTGLCYDVIEQHVTVNDIEAKCGTNGGTAVDDRTDRDLLQSLVTNSTAKLWVSQDNLPTSSLFSPPFCRFFDATSGSIVQEESHSCRTHRYQIICSYSQDLYVTLPPGSDNCPFGFVEIPEYQLCFSAPAAATTSSLQLSCSGMDADSQPIVYDAEDLTYLSTIVMAIGYPHAEYTLKKDGNTCHVFNNDVIQITEESCSQTSNNRILCQRYYYCTLNQYTLLHIYKRSSLLPPKSARKVK; this is encoded by the exons ATGGTGACCGGATCG GTGATCATTCAGATATTATCACCGATGCTGGTGTCATTACTGTTAAGCG TGTTAACGTCTGTTCACTGTATCGGATCGTGTGGCGAACATATATACTTCGATACTGATTATGGAACGGGCTTGTgctatgacgtcatcgagcaGCACGTTACTGTCAACGATATTGAAGCGAAATGTGGAACCAATGGAGGTACAGCCGTTGACGATAGGACTGACAGAGACCTCTTACAGTCCCTTGTTACGAACAG TACTGCAAAATTGTGGGTGAGCCAAGACAATCTACCGACATCAAGCTTATTTTCACCTCCATTTTGTCGCTTTTTTGACGCTACCAGCGGCTCCATTGTTCAGGAAGAGTCCCATAGTTGCCGAACACATCGTTACCAAATAATCTGTTCTTATTCACAAG ATCTGTACGTGACTTTACCACCAGGTTCAG ATAACTGTCCGTTTGGCTTTGTTGAGATACCGGAATATCAGTTGTGCTTCTCAGCACCAGCCGCCGCTACCACTTCTTCTCTTCAACTGTCTTGTTCTGGAATGGACGCTGACTCTCAACCCATCGTCTACGATGCCGAAGATCTAACTTATCTCAGCACTATCGTAATGGCTATCGGTTACCC TCATGCAGAGTATACGCTGAAAAAGGATGGAAACACTTGTCACGTGTTcaacaatgacgtcattcaAATAACGGAGGAATCTTGCTCCCAAACCAGTAACAACAGAATACTGTGTCAGCGATATTACTACTGTACGTTGAATCAGTATACTTTACTACATATTTACAAGAGGTCATCACTGTTGCCCCCAAAATCTGCtagaaaagtcaaataa